DNA sequence from the Myxococcus guangdongensis genome:
CCGTCGAGCTGGAGCGTATTCTGCGGCAGGAACACCCACTTCTGCTCGCCCAGCGCCAGGCCGCCGGACTCCAGGGCCGTGGCCACCGTGTGCAGGTCCGCCGGCGCGCAGCGCACCTCGAAGCCGTCCGCGCCCTGGGGCACCACGTCCTCGGCGCCCGCCTCCAGCGCCTTCTCCAGCACGGTGTCCTCGGAGGGGCCCGGCTTGACGGTGACGACGCCCTTCTTCTGGAACATCCAGGCCACCGCGCCCTCGGCGCCCAGGTTGCCGCCATGACGGCCGAACGCCGAGCGCACGTCCGCGGAGGTGCGGTTGCGGTTGTCGGTGACGCACTCGACGAGCACGGCCGCGCCGCCGGGGCCGTAGCCCTCGTACATCACCTCTTCGTAGCTCTCCCCTTCCAGCTCACCGGTGCCCTTCTTGACGGCGCGCTCGATGGTGTCCTTGGGGATGTTGGCCTCGCGGGCCAGGCCCAGCGCCACGCGCAGGCGGGCGTTGCCAGCGGGGTCTCCACCTCCGAGCCTCGCGGAGACGGTGATCTCCTTGATGACCTTCGAGTAGAGCTTGCCCTTGGTCGCGCCCATCGCGGCCTTCTGGCGCTTGATCTTCGACCACCGATTGTGACCGGACATGGAAGGTGTCGCCTCGTGGCGGCCTTGTCTCCCAGCCCGGGGCGCGGAGTCAAACCTCTCGTCGGTCCGCGTCCGGCTCCGGCAGCGTGGCCCCGGGCTCCACCGAGGGCAGGGGCTCGAAGAAGCCGGGCACGTCGCCCGAGCCCATCCCGCGCTCGCGCTCCTCCAACAGGCAGGCGGGGACGAGCACGCCCAGCGCGAACAGCCGCGTGGCCGCCTCGTACGTCACCACCTCCGGGAAGTCGCACTCGAGCAGCACGGCGCGCACCGTGCGTCGCCCATCGAACAGCCGCACCAGCACGCCCACGTCCTCGGGCAGCGTGGCCAGCTCCCGCACGAGCCTGGCGAAGTCCACCGTGAGCCGCGACGCCAGCGGCAGCCCGCGCGTCCTGAGCGCCTCGAAGCGCGAGAGCGCTGGCAGCACCGACTCGCACAGATAGGCCCGGTCCATGGTGAACGAGCCCTTGTGCAGCTCCGGCCCCAGCGCCACCGCGTAGTCGCCGTGGGCGAAGCCCAACATCCTCCGGAACGCGAGGCTGCCGCGCACGCCGTGGAACATCGCGTCCACCACCAACCCCTGCCGGAACGAGAACCAGCCCTCTCCCCCCGCCAGCACCACCCGCCCGGAGCGCACGCCCGACAGCAGCGCCCGCGTCACCTTCGTCAGGGGCAGCCGCGAGGTATGCGACTCGAAGGTGGACTCGCCCGTGGCCCGCTCCGACTTGAGCCGCGCCAGCGCCACCACGTCCTCCACGTCCACCGGCCGCGCCAGGTAGTCGTCCGCGCCCACTCCCGCGGCCAGGTCTCGATGGAACTCCTCCTCGTGCCGGGCCAGCAGCAACACCGGCACGCGCGCCGTGCGCACGTCCGCGCGGAGCTGTCCGCACAGGCAGAAGCCATCACCATCCGGCAGCTCCACCTCGGCGATGACCATCCGCGGCAACGGCCCGTCGGAGGCCAACGCCTCCAGCGCGCCTCGCACGTCACCCACCAGCAGCGCCTCGAAGCCCGCATCCATCAGGGCCGCCGCCAGCGCCGCCTGCGCGAGCGCGTCCGAGTCCACCAGCAGCACCCGCGCCCGGCTCCGCCCCCCACGACGGCGCGAGCCGACCTCCGAGGGCACGGGGTCCTCGGACTCGCTCGACAGGGGGAGAGGCGGAAGCGCGGCAGCCATGGATACCGAATTATTCCAGCGAAGTTCGATAACTTCGCAACCTGGACACAAGTCCTCGGAATCGTTGAGTTTCCGTCACACCCCTGGCGCGGTAGGGTGCGCGGCATGACGCGCTCGAGCCTTCGCTCCGCCCTGGTGTCCGCACTGCTCCTGGCCTCCACCGCCCTTGCCCAGCAGGGCGCCCCTGGGCAACCGGGGGAGGCGGGTTCGGTCAGCGTGGAGCCGACGGCGATGGAGTCCTCGGAGGACCGGCTGGGCGCGGTGATTGCGCCGGTGACGCTGCCGGCCGGGGTGACGGCGCTGTACGGCTACGCGGGCGCGCCGGAGCTGGGCGTGGGCTTCCGTCAGGGGCTGTCGCTGCTCGAGCTGGAGGCGCGGGCGCGCTTCAACTGGTTTCAGCTGTCCGCGGCGCTGGAGCTGGTGGGCCGGGTGAAGGTGATGGACAACGGCACGGTGTCCATGGCGCCGACGCTGGGGCTGGGCGTGGTGCTCAACTCCGGCTCCACGTACATGGACGACCAGAACTTCTCGGGCGTGCTGCTGCGCCTGTCGCCCGGGCTGGTGGTCGGCTGGCGGGTGGCGGAGACGGTGACGATTCTGGGCCTGGTCGACGTGCCGGTGGACGTGGGCCTCTCCAAGTCCGAGTCGCGGCGCGCGCAGGTGCTCGGCGGCGGCGGCGTGGAGGTCTACCTGGGCAACGACTTGTCCGTGCTGCTCGCGGGGCAGCTGGGCCTGGAGACCTTCCGCGAGCGCGTGGGCCTGTCCGACACG
Encoded proteins:
- a CDS encoding YebC/PmpR family DNA-binding transcriptional regulator, with translation MSGHNRWSKIKRQKAAMGATKGKLYSKVIKEITVSARLGGGDPAGNARLRVALGLAREANIPKDTIERAVKKGTGELEGESYEEVMYEGYGPGGAAVLVECVTDNRNRTSADVRSAFGRHGGNLGAEGAVAWMFQKKGVVTVKPGPSEDTVLEKALEAGAEDVVPQGADGFEVRCAPADLHTVATALESGGLALGEQKWVFLPQNTLQLDGDNAKKMLKLMDALDENDDVQNVHANFEIEESLMESLSQ
- a CDS encoding response regulator, which produces MAAALPPLPLSSESEDPVPSEVGSRRRGGRSRARVLLVDSDALAQAALAAALMDAGFEALLVGDVRGALEALASDGPLPRMVIAEVELPDGDGFCLCGQLRADVRTARVPVLLLARHEEEFHRDLAAGVGADDYLARPVDVEDVVALARLKSERATGESTFESHTSRLPLTKVTRALLSGVRSGRVVLAGGEGWFSFRQGLVVDAMFHGVRGSLAFRRMLGFAHGDYAVALGPELHKGSFTMDRAYLCESVLPALSRFEALRTRGLPLASRLTVDFARLVRELATLPEDVGVLVRLFDGRRTVRAVLLECDFPEVVTYEAATRLFALGVLVPACLLEERERGMGSGDVPGFFEPLPSVEPGATLPEPDADRREV